CAGTAGGTATTATATCGTTCTTTTATAATAATAAAAGATATATCAAAAAAGGAAACATAGTGAAGATATATAATGATATACCCGCAAATTTCGATTCATGGAATATAAACGCACAAAATATACGGAAAGATTTATTTATGGACGAAATAAAAACTGAGATAAGGGTAATCTCAAAAAATATAATAGGTATGGTCGAAATTAAAAAAATATTTGAAGATGGATCTTCTATAATACAAAAAATTATAATTAGACCCGGTTCTAGTATAGTAGAGTTTGAAAACACGTTATTACTAAAAAATAGGGAAAAACTTGTTAAAGTAGTATTTCAACCATATTTTCATGCGGATTATATTAAGAGAGAAATCCCATTTGGATACATAATGACGAAATTAAATAGTAAAAATGAAAAAACTCGTCCTGAATTTCCTGCACTGCGGTACGTAGACTATAGTGACAATAGCCATGGGTTTTCAATATTGTCGAGAGAATCTCATGGATACAGTTTTATAAATGGGGAACTAGGAATAAGTATAGCTAAGGTTCCGTTATATCCTAATCCATTTTCAGATAGAAATGAAGTTAGAGAGAAATTTTATGTTTATTTGCACAATGAATATTACAACATCTATAAAGATGCAAATTTTGTTTTTAATCCTATAAAATTGCACGTAAATGAATATGACGGGGATAACGTCAGAGAGAGTTTATTTAATTTTTCAGGAGAAAACATAATACTTGAAAATATAAAAGTGGCAGAAGACAATAGCGGTCTAGTTACAAGGTTTTATAATTGTTCCGATAAAATGTCTACACTCGAGTTAAATTTTCCAGGGGGTGATATTTATGAGACGGATATACTTGAAAATAAACAGGTAAAATATAATAAAAATATTATATTTAAACCATTCGAAATCAAGACATTATTGATAGAAAAAAATAATTTGTGATTGTAAATAACATGCTTCCTACATCTATTAACAGTCTATAATACAGGAGCGCGATCATGTGTGTTAATAAGAGTTAGATGAATAAGTAGCTCTGTATGCTTAAGTGAGTTTAAACAACGATAATACTCGCATAAGTATTCCTGTTTAGCAAAACATATACCTATTTTATTTACAATGGATAATAGTGGTATCCAAGAAGCTCTAGTTTGCGGCAAGAGAGAACATAATAGTGTTATAATCAATAATAGATCATATATGTAATAGTGTTTTTAGATATAATTGCGGAGCTAATTGTTTTATTTAGTTAATGAAAGTGCAAATATTTTTGGTTATATTCCATTTCAAAAAAATAAAAGATACCCAGAATACCCATAATTATCTTGTAGTATTAATTACTATCCGCATATTGAAACAAATGATAAAATAGAATAAACACTACCTAGGTTATTTTAAATTATATATAGTTCATTAACTCTTAAGTCGATAATTTTCTGTATTAACTGCGCTTTGGCTTTCATTATTGAGAATCCATCTTTCTCCCCATTGCCCTAAGTCGTTTAGTACATTTCTAAGTTCCTGCCCTTTCTCGGTAAGTCTATATTTTACTCTAAAAGGCTGGGTCGAAACCACATCTCGATAAATAATCTTTTTTTCTGTAAGCCTTTTTAGCGTAACGGAGAGCGTTTTAGGGCTCATCTTTCCAGCAAGTTTTAGGATTTGATTGAAACCTAGATCATTATCTGAAAGAAGCCTAATTACTAATAGATCATTCTCTTTCCCGACTTCCCTTATGGCCTCTATTATAGGGCACGTACTTTCATCCATGGATCCCACCATTATCTACACAAGGTAAGTAGATAACCAGTAAGTTATTTAAAATATATAAATATATATTCTATACCTACTTCAAGTATTAAAGTAGGTGAAAAAATGGAAGTACTAAAGAAATGGACCCCAGACAAGGCGCACTCATCTATAGAGTTTGTAGTTAGGCATATGATGGTTTCCAAGGTGAGAGGCTCCTTTAATGACTTCGACATAGTCTTCATAGGCGACCCGGACGATTTGGCTCAAGGTAAAGCAGAGGCGACTGTACGTGTCGCAAGTATAACAACAGGCGAGGCAGACAGAGATCAGCACCTTAGATCTCAAGATTTCTTCTATGTGGAGAAATTTCCGGAAATAAAATTTTCATCCACTGATATTATGAAAGCCGGGGACGGCTACAAAATAAATGGCAAACTGACGATAAAGGACGTCACTAAGGACGTATCGTTCGAAGGCGAGTTAGAGGGAAAAATAAAAGATCCTTACGGAAAGCAGAGATTTGGGTTTACTGCTAGGACAGTAATAGATAGGAGGGACTTTGGGCTGATGTGGAATATGGCCTTAGATAACGGA
This genomic stretch from Thermoplasma volcanium GSS1 harbors:
- a CDS encoding winged helix-turn-helix transcriptional regulator, yielding MDESTCPIIEAIREVGKENDLLVIRLLSDNDLGFNQILKLAGKMSPKTLSVTLKRLTEKKIIYRDVVSTQPFRVKYRLTEKGQELRNVLNDLGQWGERWILNNESQSAVNTENYRLKS
- a CDS encoding YceI family protein, with the translated sequence MEVLKKWTPDKAHSSIEFVVRHMMVSKVRGSFNDFDIVFIGDPDDLAQGKAEATVRVASITTGEADRDQHLRSQDFFYVEKFPEIKFSSTDIMKAGDGYKINGKLTIKDVTKDVSFEGELEGKIKDPYGKQRFGFTARTVIDRRDFGLMWNMALDNGGILVGNTVNVEISLEMVEAQ